A region from the Geobacillus vulcani PSS1 genome encodes:
- a CDS encoding TRAP transporter substrate-binding protein, which yields MRKLSLLASVLLLALVILSACGKSSSTSGQQSNQNKNNGYEPVTIRLAYNLPQDHHISIGVENFAKTVTEQSGGKVKIQVYPAGQLLSDKEMNQAILTGGVEMGVNSSTLWASTVPAMGIFDVPYAFPNYETAGKALSGELRDKLNKAMEEKGVKVLMYADYGYAQFANNVRPLKSPEDFKGLKIRSIGDIPSEMIKAYGASPVFLGAGEVYTALQRKTIDGATSGTTAMLQRHYDEVAKYLTINNYSYLEFILAVNKNFWDRLPEKTKNLLTETAQQTEKWIRTKAKEEDERTAKELEAKGMEVYVVPRSDLPKWKEAAQPARDVYIERAGDLGKELLDIVETLN from the coding sequence ATGAGAAAGTTATCACTACTTGCGAGCGTATTACTTTTAGCCTTAGTCATTTTATCTGCATGCGGTAAAAGCTCTTCAACATCAGGACAACAGTCGAATCAAAACAAAAACAACGGATACGAACCGGTCACGATAAGATTAGCTTATAACCTCCCACAGGATCACCACATTTCTATAGGAGTCGAGAATTTTGCGAAAACGGTCACTGAACAATCTGGCGGCAAGGTAAAAATTCAGGTGTACCCTGCAGGACAACTGTTAAGCGACAAAGAGATGAACCAGGCCATATTAACAGGTGGTGTGGAAATGGGTGTGAATTCCTCGACGTTATGGGCTTCTACGGTTCCGGCAATGGGCATTTTCGATGTTCCATACGCGTTCCCTAACTATGAGACGGCAGGGAAAGCACTATCTGGAGAGTTGAGGGATAAGTTGAACAAGGCAATGGAGGAAAAGGGAGTAAAAGTATTAATGTACGCGGATTATGGGTATGCCCAGTTTGCCAACAATGTTCGACCGCTCAAATCGCCCGAAGACTTTAAAGGTCTAAAAATCCGTAGCATTGGTGATATTCCATCTGAAATGATCAAAGCATATGGTGCGTCACCGGTATTTTTAGGAGCTGGGGAAGTATATACGGCTTTACAAAGAAAAACGATAGATGGAGCAACGTCAGGCACGACGGCTATGCTTCAACGTCATTATGATGAGGTAGCTAAGTATTTAACAATTAATAATTACTCTTATCTTGAATTTATTCTGGCAGTAAATAAAAATTTTTGGGATCGCCTGCCTGAAAAAACGAAGAATCTCTTAACTGAAACTGCTCAGCAAACAGAGAAATGGATTAGGACAAAGGCGAAAGAGGAAGATGAAAGAACTGCTAAGGAACTCGAGGCAAAAGGAATGGAGGTATATGTCGTCCCTCGATCGGATCTTCCTAAGTGGAAAGAGGCAGCCCAACCGGCGAGAGATGTATATATTGAGAGGGCTGGGGACTTGGGCAAGGAGCTGCTTGATATTGTAGAAACGCTTAACTAG
- a CDS encoding hydroxymethylglutaryl-CoA lyase, translating into MSDVQIIDVSPRDGLQNEQVIVSSERKRMLIEMLVKSNVKKIEATSFVHPLKVPQMADAEQLLKLCDEFSEIELVALIPNLKGFQRAKQTKISEVNWITAATETFNYKNIGMNIKDNFNQFKQLIQESKMSNITICFSIAVSFGCPYEGKVNPTKVLSLVERALEAGANRIGIADTIGIATPKQVKELLTEVLRMARSVPVAVHLHDTRGMGLANAYAALEVGVKIFETAASGIGGCPFAPGAAGNLATEDLVYMFERMGIKTGVDFEKLLEAADFAASLTSTQSLGRIRQVEKKRRSLR; encoded by the coding sequence TTGTCTGACGTTCAAATTATTGATGTAAGCCCCAGAGATGGATTACAGAACGAGCAAGTTATTGTCTCATCCGAAAGAAAACGAATGCTTATTGAAATGCTTGTTAAATCCAACGTAAAGAAAATCGAAGCCACGTCCTTCGTCCATCCACTAAAAGTACCACAGATGGCAGACGCAGAACAACTACTAAAATTATGCGACGAATTTAGTGAAATTGAGCTCGTAGCACTTATCCCCAATCTGAAAGGATTCCAGAGAGCTAAGCAAACAAAGATATCTGAGGTAAACTGGATAACGGCCGCTACGGAGACATTCAATTATAAAAACATAGGGATGAATATTAAAGACAACTTCAATCAATTTAAACAGCTAATTCAGGAAAGCAAAATGTCAAATATTACAATATGTTTTTCCATAGCGGTAAGTTTTGGGTGTCCTTATGAGGGGAAAGTAAATCCAACGAAAGTTCTATCGTTAGTGGAACGCGCCCTAGAGGCAGGGGCGAACCGAATTGGGATTGCTGATACTATTGGAATTGCCACTCCGAAACAAGTCAAGGAATTGCTGACCGAGGTTCTGCGGATGGCCCGATCGGTTCCTGTTGCCGTCCACCTTCATGATACGAGAGGAATGGGATTGGCAAATGCTTATGCAGCATTAGAAGTAGGAGTAAAGATATTTGAAACAGCGGCAAGTGGTATAGGAGGATGCCCGTTTGCTCCCGGTGCGGCAGGCAATCTGGCAACAGAGGATTTGGTATATATGTTTGAGCGAATGGGGATAAAAACAGGAGTCGATTTTGAAAAACTGTTGGAGGCAGCTGACTTTGCAGCAAGCCTTACATCTACTCAGTCATTGGGGAGGATAAGACAGGTAGAGAAGAAAAGGAGGAGTTTGAGATGA
- a CDS encoding CaiB/BaiF CoA transferase family protein yields MSKKMPLEGIRVLEMGNFVAAPFAGKIMAEFGAEVIKVEEPISGDPLRSWRIMYGHSSIWWYVQARNKKSITVNLRNTKGQQIIRQLIPKVDVVLENFKPGTLEKWGLGYEELKRINPSIIMTRISGYGQTGPYRDKAGFGSVAEAIGGLRYLTGYPDRPPVRVGIAIGDLVAGLYAVIGTLMALHVRKTDKEKKGQLVDVALYESVFSLLEGALPEYVLSGVVRERTGSTLPGVAPSNTYECKDGKHVVIGGNSDNIFQRLMRVIGRTDIASDPKYANNQGRAENAEFIDQAIEEWTKQHTLEEVLKALDQASVPAGPIYSIRDIVNDLQYKERDMLLPVTLENGIDCLFPGIVPKLSGTPGQMKWIGPKLGEHNEEVYTRILGYSHQQLKELKAEGVM; encoded by the coding sequence GTGTCCAAAAAAATGCCATTAGAGGGCATTAGAGTGCTAGAAATGGGTAATTTTGTAGCTGCTCCGTTTGCTGGAAAAATAATGGCTGAATTTGGAGCAGAGGTTATTAAAGTCGAAGAACCCATATCGGGGGATCCACTGAGAAGCTGGCGGATTATGTACGGCCACTCTTCCATATGGTGGTATGTACAGGCAAGAAATAAAAAATCCATTACAGTCAATTTGAGGAACACTAAAGGTCAGCAGATCATTAGACAGCTTATTCCTAAGGTCGATGTGGTGTTAGAAAACTTTAAACCCGGGACACTTGAAAAATGGGGATTAGGTTACGAAGAGTTAAAAAGAATAAATCCCTCTATTATTATGACAAGGATATCGGGATATGGCCAAACGGGCCCTTATCGTGATAAGGCTGGTTTCGGAAGTGTTGCTGAGGCAATAGGAGGATTGCGATATTTAACTGGCTATCCGGACCGTCCCCCTGTAAGAGTGGGAATAGCGATAGGAGATTTAGTCGCAGGTTTATATGCAGTAATCGGAACATTAATGGCATTGCATGTTAGAAAAACAGATAAGGAAAAAAAGGGACAGTTGGTTGATGTTGCACTTTACGAATCTGTGTTTAGCTTATTAGAAGGTGCATTACCTGAGTATGTGCTAAGCGGTGTCGTAAGAGAACGAACAGGAAGCACTCTTCCGGGAGTGGCTCCGTCTAATACGTATGAATGTAAAGATGGAAAACATGTTGTGATTGGTGGGAACAGTGACAATATATTTCAGCGTCTGATGAGGGTTATAGGACGAACGGATATTGCTAGTGATCCTAAATATGCTAACAACCAAGGAAGAGCGGAAAATGCTGAGTTTATCGATCAGGCAATAGAAGAATGGACAAAGCAACACACGTTAGAAGAAGTATTGAAAGCCCTTGATCAAGCTTCCGTTCCGGCCGGTCCCATTTACAGTATTCGGGATATCGTTAATGATCTTCAGTATAAGGAAAGAGACATGTTATTACCAGTAACGTTAGAAAATGGAATAGATTGTTTGTTTCCAGGCATCGTCCCGAAACTGTCTGGTACCCCTGGACAAATGAAATGGATTGGGCCTAAATTGGGGGAGCATAATGAAGAAGTATATACGAGGATATTAGGATACTCTCATCAACAATTGAAAGAATTGAAAGCCGAAGGGGTGATGTAA
- a CDS encoding GntR family transcriptional regulator — translation MINLKQQVMKKETLKKQVYEYLREEIITGGIAPGERLVEEKIAKQIQVSRSPIREAIRMLEKDGLVIVNKGGGVTVFNPDMKNFQSLYECRVELEPAAAYYAAQRITEEQIEELRAQLFCNDGKSFELKEILEINTKFHEGIVQASGNPFLIKMIREIRGINSLYRMAILRKGVLRIESAVQEHLEIFEAIINGDGEKARKYMKEHIVSDYNYYISIYRERK, via the coding sequence GTGATAAACTTGAAGCAACAAGTAATGAAAAAAGAGACATTAAAGAAACAAGTATATGAGTATTTACGCGAGGAGATTATTACAGGCGGCATTGCTCCGGGAGAAAGACTGGTAGAGGAAAAAATAGCAAAACAAATTCAGGTGAGCCGGAGTCCTATTCGGGAAGCAATTCGTATGCTCGAGAAGGATGGGCTTGTTATTGTGAACAAAGGAGGAGGGGTCACTGTATTTAATCCAGATATGAAAAATTTTCAATCTCTTTACGAATGTAGAGTGGAGCTCGAACCAGCCGCTGCTTATTATGCAGCTCAGAGGATAACCGAAGAACAGATCGAGGAACTTCGGGCACAATTGTTTTGCAATGATGGAAAATCATTTGAATTAAAAGAAATTCTTGAGATCAATACAAAATTTCATGAGGGGATTGTACAGGCAAGTGGAAACCCGTTTTTGATTAAGATGATTAGAGAAATTCGGGGGATTAATAGTCTTTATAGAATGGCTATATTAAGGAAAGGTGTTTTACGTATAGAATCAGCCGTCCAAGAACATCTTGAAATATTTGAAGCCATTATAAATGGGGATGGGGAGAAGGCGAGAAAATATATGAAGGAACATATTGTAAGCGATTACAACTATTATATAAGCATCTATCGAGAGAGGAAGTGA
- a CDS encoding YajQ family cyclic di-GMP-binding protein gives MSKESSFDIVSKVDLAEVANAINIAMKEIKTRYDFKGSKSDISLEKDELVLISDDEFKLKQLKDVLIGKLIKRGVATKNIQYGKIEPASGGTVRQRAKLVQGIDKENAKKINTIIKNTGLKVKSQVQDDQIRVSGKSKDDLQKVIAAIREADLPIEVQFVNYR, from the coding sequence ATGTCGAAGGAAAGTTCGTTTGATATCGTCTCGAAAGTCGATTTGGCTGAGGTGGCGAACGCTATCAACATCGCGATGAAAGAAATCAAAACGCGCTATGACTTTAAAGGAAGCAAAAGCGACATTTCGCTCGAGAAAGACGAGCTCGTTCTTATCTCCGACGATGAGTTTAAGCTGAAGCAGCTGAAGGACGTGCTCATCGGCAAGCTCATTAAACGCGGGGTGGCGACGAAAAACATCCAATACGGAAAAATCGAGCCGGCCTCAGGCGGCACGGTGCGCCAGCGCGCCAAGCTTGTCCAAGGAATCGACAAAGAAAACGCGAAAAAGATCAACACGATCATTAAAAACACGGGGCTGAAAGTGAAAAGCCAAGTGCAAGATGACCAAATCCGCGTCAGCGGCAAAAGCAAAGACGACTTGCAAAAGGTCATCGCCGCCATTCGCGAAGCGGATTTGCCAATTGAGGTGCAGTTTGTGAATTATCGTTAA
- a CDS encoding B3/B4 domain-containing protein, which produces MTRFIVENDIWALFPQAKIGVVVAHGIDNHGKNVDIYEEMLREAEIEARQFLECEEFSRHPVIAVWRKAFRRFKTKKGARCSVEALLKRVKNGQHIRTINPLVDMYNAVSLRYGLPCGGEDIDTFVGDIRLALAEGHEPFIPLGGEENDPPYEGEIVYKDDVGAICRCWNWREAQRTMLTEQTKRAFLCIESIDETRNEVLYQALEELASSIRRHLGGTVKTHIVDIHHPEILITD; this is translated from the coding sequence ATGACTCGCTTTATTGTGGAAAATGACATTTGGGCATTATTTCCCCAAGCGAAAATCGGTGTGGTCGTGGCCCATGGGATTGACAATCATGGTAAGAATGTAGACATTTACGAGGAAATGTTGCGCGAGGCGGAGATAGAGGCGCGTCAATTCCTTGAATGCGAGGAGTTTTCTCGCCATCCGGTCATCGCGGTTTGGCGGAAGGCGTTTCGGCGATTCAAGACGAAAAAAGGAGCACGGTGTTCCGTTGAGGCTTTGCTGAAGCGGGTGAAAAACGGCCAACACATCCGAACGATCAACCCTCTTGTGGATATGTATAACGCCGTTTCACTGCGTTATGGACTTCCTTGCGGGGGAGAGGATATCGACACATTTGTCGGCGATATCCGGCTGGCATTGGCGGAGGGCCATGAGCCGTTCATCCCGTTGGGAGGCGAGGAAAATGACCCGCCGTATGAAGGAGAAATCGTATATAAAGACGATGTGGGAGCCATATGCCGTTGTTGGAATTGGCGGGAAGCGCAACGAACGATGCTCACCGAACAGACGAAGCGCGCGTTCCTTTGCATCGAATCGATTGATGAAACAAGGAATGAGGTTCTTTACCAAGCGCTGGAAGAATTGGCTTCCTCCATACGCCGTCATCTCGGAGGCACAGTGAAGACGCACATCGTGGATATTCATCATCCAGAAATATTGATCACGGATTAA